Within Elizabethkingia sp. JS20170427COW, the genomic segment GGAAGGTTATAATCATAATGGTAGTAAGAGCCACTTGTCCCAAAAGTCCAATTGCTGAAAAAGGCATCTGCAGGTTGCCAACGATAAGATAATCCCGCCGACCCTGTTGCCGTTCCCGTTCCTGTACTTATGGAAGGCGAAACCTGGTAGATTAATCGTGGAGGTAGTAAGCTACTATTGGTAAACTTCATCCCTAGGATAAATTTATCATAATTATTCCAAGAAAATTTAGGTATCCAATATACTTCATTATACTCAGGATTCGGCACATCGGTAATAAACCTAAACTTCAGTTTCCTCATATTGGTAAATAAGCCCTTGGTATAAATATAATTGTCTGAAAATTTATATTCAGGAAAAGAATAGTGGTTGTTAATCTGTATTTTATCTGTATTAAGGTTTGGGATTAGGTATTTCTGTGCTTTTTTAGAGGTGGTTGTATTCAACCAATAGGTATTTTTTTCTCCATTAGCATCTACAGATTGTAACTTAAATGGGATAGGCAAATCCGTATTTTTAGAAATCTCTACCGCTAGTTGATTTCCAACTTCTTTCACAGATCTTACCTTAAAGTTCACTCGGTTTCTTTTTTGAATGAAAGACTCTAGGTAAGCGGATTTCTCATGTGATGCTACCCTTAATTGATTTATAAAATCCTTCCCTGATATCTCTGTATTTCTATTCTCTTCAAAATATTTTTTGATGAATTGATTAAATTGCTGATGTCCCATTTGCTCAGCAATAGCGCTAAAAATTGTTCCCATCTCAAAATTACTCACAGCCATCATATTGTACTTGCTTAATTCCGTAAGTGGAGTACTAATCGCCTGATCCAAATTTTGAGTTAAGATGTATTTGTAGCCCAAGCCATATCTTTCAATAAGGTCTATATCGGATATGTTAAACCATTTCAAAGGTTTCAATTTCCATATTTTCACTTCTTCGGGAAGCAAACCTGCTAGCTTTTCATCGGCATAATTTTTTTCTAGATATTGCATTTCCAAATAAGTCTTTAACCCATTATACAGCCAATGGTTGTGGTTACGATCTGCCATAAAAGATTTTTCAACTATACTTTTAGAAAGCATGCTGAAATAATTAAGGTCTAATCGCTCGGGAGTTTCAAAAACTTTAAATCTCCATTTTTTAAATACAATATCATCGCTACCTAAAAAGCCATCTTGCTTCTTTTCACGAGTTCCCAATAATATTTTTTCTGGAAGAAAACCTATTCTGTCATCAATAAATTTCAGTTGTAAAGGGAGGTAAAAATCCAACAAAGCTCTTTCTTCATTAGAAATGGTATAACCTAAATCAATATCGATATTTTTAGAATTTACAGTATAGCTCAGCCTGCTTTTCTGGTTTTGAAAGCCTATTGAAAATTCGGGATCTTCATATAAAAAACCTCGGAAATGAGAAGGAGAAAGCTCCTTAAGATTCGATAGAATATAAGCGTCCTTGGCTTCAAACTTTACATCCCAATAATTTCCTGCACTTTGGTTGTCTTCGATATCCAAAAAATATTTAGGGCTCAATTTATTGTCTTCAAAATTATCGGGAACCAAAAAGAAATACTTCAACAACAACGAGTTTTCATGGTAACCATATTGAGTGATTTTAGCTGAGGGAAGCTGGACATCATATTCAAATTCTAAAGTTATCTTCTTACCTACTTTCAGTGGCGTACGCAACTTCAGATAAATATTTTCTTCTCTGGTATTGCTTACATATTCCACTTGTTCTCTATCCACAGATAAATTTTCCAAAAAACCTCTCTCCTCTTTTTTAGAAAAATACAATTGCGTTTTACGTTCCTCCAGTTTCCTTTTTCCTAAAGGAGTTCTACTATTTCTGTATGCATTGACCCATGAGAGCATTTTCACCGAATCCATTTCTCGTTTTAATGGATTTACATACACTAATTTTTGCTTCACATGAAGCTTGTAGTTTACCTCATCCAATTGTACCTTGATAAAAATAGAATCGCGTTGGGCATAAGTTAGCAAAGGAAAAAAAAGCAAAGCAAGCCTCCAACTCAGCTTAGTTTTTTCCTTTCTAAAAAAGCATTTTATATATTGGTACAGAGGTTTCATCTATCGTTCTAAAAAGCTCATTAGGTCTATATAATTTTTTTGGTTTACAGAATGCCCACTCATATATTCTCTAAAGCTAAAGTGGATTCCTAAATCCTCCAATAATTCGGCTGCTGTCCTCGCCAAATCTAAAGGAATTACCCCATCTTCCATCCCGTGAGAAATAAAAAAATCTAGTTCTTGTAAAGCCTTTGTATTTCGAGACAAATTCTGAAGTATTTTCAGTTCTGGATATGCACTAAGGATGGCTATCTTTTGGTAGTTTTCAGGATTCCTAAGCGCTAAGGCATAAGACAAAATCCCTCCTTGGCTAAAGCCCATCAAATGAGTTTTACCCGAAATCCCATATTCTTGTTGAATATCTTGTATATTACTTGTTATCTCTTTTAAAGCCTCTTCTGCCTGCTCCATATCGATAAACTGATCTACATCGGTAAAATTAATATTATACCAAGCATAGCCACCATAGGAAGAAAGTATGGGAGCTCTAAAGCTCACCACCAGCCAATTTTCAGGCAAAGAAGGAACAAAGCTAAACAAATCTTCTTCATTACTTCCATAGCCATGTAACATTACCAAAAGACGAGTATTTTCATCAATGGTATAAGGTTTTCTCAAAAGATAATGCAATTTCATGAAACAAATATAGAGATTAGTTTCCCACTTTTTCATGTATTTTTCAAATTTAATAATAAGCTTCAACTCCCTTGCATTACGGATAAGGTTTTGATACATAAATTCTAAAACTTATCTTTGCAAAATCATCCTCATTAGGGATAAAATCCATACCATGACTATTAATCTCAACCAAAATAAAAATTTAAAAATTTTCAAACTCGTTAGTGAAGCAGCTAAAAAAAATCAACAATCTGCTTTTATTGTCGGAGGGTATGTTAGAGATTTAATTATGAATCGAAAAAGCCCTACAGATATCGATTTTGTTACCGAAAGTAGTGGTATAAAACTCGCCGAGACTTTGGCCAATATGATAGAACCTCGTCCAAAGGTATCTGTTTTTAAAACTTACGGAACTGCGATGATAAAATTCAGAAATATGGATCTTGAATTTGTAGGAGCTCGCAAAGAAAGTTATACTGAAAACAGTAGAAACCCTGAAGTAGAGGCTGGCAGTTTGGAAGATGACCAAAAACGAAGAGACTTTACCATCAATGCAATGGCAATTTCTCTTGATAAAAATAGTTTTGGAGAATTGATAGATCCCTTTAATGGATTACAGGACATCAAGGATAAAATTCTTCGTACCCCTTTAGAACCTGTGCAAACCTACTCTGACGATCCACTCAGAATGATGAGAGCCATCCGTTTTGCTGCTACTCTAGGCTTCGACATTGAAGAAAACTCTCTAAAAGCCATACAGCAAGAGGCTCACCGTATCAAAATCGTATCCATGGAAAGGATTATGACAGAATTTAACAAAATTATGATGTCTGAAAAGCCTTCTCGTGGTCTTAAGATTCTTGAAGAAACAGGGCTTTTCCAAATTATCCTTCCTGAAATTGTAGCCTTAAAAGGAATTGAGGAAATTGATGGTTTAAAACATAAAGATAACTTCTATCATACTTTAGAAGTGGTAGATAATATTTCCAAAAACACGGATAACCTCTGGTTAAGATGGGCAGCCCTACTTCACGATGTGGGCAAAGCTCCTACCAAAAAATTTACCCCTGAATTTGGATGGTCTTTTCATGGTCATGAATTTTTAGGATCCAAAATGGTGAAATCGCTTTTCCAACGTCTAAAACTGCCTTTGGGACCCGAGAGAAAATATGTACAAAAAATGGTAAAGCTCTCTTCTCGCCCTATTGCTTTAATTACCGACGATGCTTCCGATAGCGCTCTGCGCCGTTTGCTTTTTGATGCTGGTGAAGATTTAGAAGATTTATTCACCCTATGCAAAGCCGATATTACCACGAAAAATCCTCAGAAGCAACAACGCTTCAAGAAAAATTTCGAGTATGTTGAAAATAAAATAAAAGAGGTAGAAGAGAAGGATCATGTTAGAAACTTCCAGCCTCCTATCACTGGTGAAGAAATCATGAAACTCTTCGGCCTTAACCCTGGTAGAGAAATTGGAGTTCTTAAAGAAAAGGTAAAAGAAGCCATCCTAGAAGGGATTATCCCTAATGACAAGGAAGCGGCTACACAATTTACCATACAGCAAGCTCAAGAGCTTTTTAACCTAAAAGTTAAATAACAATACCACCTCCAGTAGAGCTTTTCTACTGTTTTTTTTATCTATTTAATTGTCAAAATCCTATCAACAAATAGGATTTTTTCGTGGCTCTATTCTACAAAACAAGAAAGCCCTCAATGAAGAGAGCTTTCTTGTTAAAAGTCAATCAATTTTCAATATTCTGATTGATTTAAGAAAAAATGTGATTTGATATTTTAATTTTTATCCCAAATTAATTTAGTTTTCATATCATCTGCTCCCATGTTTGATACAGCAGCATTGTAATTTGCACTATTTAATAAAGGAAGAGATGTTGGATAATAAATTCTTGTTGGTAGATCTGTAAGTCCTGAAATTAATGATGTAAATGTATATGGTGTTCCATCATTTAATTGTCCTTGTTGTCCAGGTAACAACAATAAATTAGGATATCCTGTTCTTCTATATTCTGCCCAAGCTTCATATGGTTGCATAAATAGTGCTATCCATTTCTGATTTAACACATTTGCTTTATTTGCAGGAGGTAATGAGTTCACAAATTGTGTTATTTTACTATCCTCTACGTTCCATTTTTCTAAAGAAGCTTGAACAGCTTTTTTATAATGAGTATCATCCCAACCATTTGCCTCACAAAGAAGAAATTCTACTTCTGAATATTCCATTAATATTTCTGTATAATCTTTTCTAATAACATTACTACTCCAATAACTAGAGCTAGCTCTTTGAGATGCTGTTAAAGAAGATGGGATACCGTAAGGCATACCTTGTATATTATCTGGATTTGTTTCCTCTGCTACTTTACCATCCATAATGTCTGATATTAAAGCTCCTACAGGGGCAGCAAATTTAAATAAACGAGGATCTTGTCCAAAATTACCTTTTTTACCTTTTAATACTTCAGTAAATGTTTTATTAATATCAAAATCTGATCTACCTATAAACCAACTATAAATAGGAGATGGATTAACTAAATTGTTTTCATATTTCAATCCTACATTATCATCATTAGATTGCATAACTCCACTTGCTATAGCTTCTTGTATTGCTATATCGGCACCTGGAACAACTCCTTTAACCCTAGTTGCGACTCTCAATCTCAAAGAATTAGCAAATCTTTTTAGTTTTTCCCCGCTACCAAATAGATGATCTCCTGTAGTAAATACAACATCACCTGTAGTAATCATATCAGAAGCTTCCTTCAATTCTTTCAATATATCTGTATATATCTTTAATTGAGATGCAAATTTAGGCGTAGTTGTAGATTCAATACCTAACGCTTGAAAATCAGCATCTTTATTCCCATAAGAATAATAAGGTACATCCCCAAATGTATCTGCTAAATTTAAAAACACATAAGATAACATTACTCTTGCTGCCGCAATTTGATTATTATTTGGTCCATAAACGCTCATTTGAGAAGCTGTTGCGGGATCGGTATTAAGTTCTATTATTTTTTTATAGTCTGCAGCAACCATATAATATGTAGACCATAATGATTGGCTACTAGTAATACGATATTGATATCTATCCTCTTCTGTATAATTTCTTTGAGCTGAATATTGCATCCAAGGTAACGCTAATCTACCTGATTCAAAACTTGATCTAGAGCCATCCATCAATTGCTTGTTTGCATTATTAAACAAACCATAGGTAAGTGGTTTATCTGTCTTATTTGGATCGGCATTAATTTCTTCAAACTCATTAGTACAACTCACTGAAGATAATGATATAGCCAGCGTTGATAATGCTAATGATATTCTAATTATATTTTTTTTCATTATATTCAATATTAAAATTTAAATGATAAGTTTACTCCATATTGTCTTGTAGAAGGTAAAGATCCCCCTTCTAAACCTTGAATATTTCCTGATCCATATGAAGTATTTTCTGGATCCATACCTTTCCAATCAAGGTTCCATGCAAATAAATTTCTTGCAAATGCAGAAATTCTAACCCCTGTAAGTGATGTACCTTGTAGAAAATCTTTCGGTAAATCATAAGACAACGTGATATCTCTCAATTTAATATAACTAGCATCAAATACATTCTGAGCATCTACAGTATTATAATAGGATTTTCCCCAATCAACTGCAGATATTCTCTGATCATTAATTGTTCCATCTTCTTTAACTCCTTCTAAAACAACACCTCCTTCTCTATTCCCATTTAAAGCACTCTCTTCAATCATACCAGAATACATTCCCCACATATGGCTAGTAGAAAAATATTTACCACCTTTTTGAATATCTATAAGGGCTGATAAACTAATATTCTTATACTTAAATGAGTTTCTAATACCCATATTATAGTCTGGTAATATAGAACCTAAGTTTTCAATGCCTGTTGCTTTATATAGTCCATCTGATCCAACTACTTTATTACCATTAGCATCATATACGAAATTGGTACCATAAATTGTACCATAAGGTTGACCTACTGTAGCATATAACTGTGCTCTAAATGGCGCATTCGTATATAAATAATTCTGAGCTCCAAAATCTAATTCTTCAACCTTATTTACATTTTTGGCAAAGTTTACATTTATATTCCATGAAAAGTTTGGAGTTTTAATTGGGGTACCATAAACATTTAATTCCACCCCTTTATTAGTCATTAGTCCTCCATTAATTACAGTGTATCTAAATCCTGTAGAATAATCAATTTCTAATGGTAATATCAAATCTCTAATTTTGACATCATAATAAGTTGCATCAAACCCTATTCTATTTTTCAAGAAGCTCATTTCTAACCCAATCTCTTTTGTCGTCTTCCTTTCTGGTTTCAAATTAGTATTTGCTTTTGTTGGGTTTAGTGAATATCTAGGATCTCCTAAAAACGGTATTAATGCATCTGCATAATCAACAGTTTGATAAGGGTTAGTATCATTTCCTATATTAGCCCATCCAAGTCTTAACTTCCCAAATGACAACCATGGTGCTTTAATAATACTTGAAAATATAAATGATAATGTTGCTGAAGGATAAAATGAATCTGTTGTTACAGTTGAAAACCAATCATTTCTCCCAGTAGCTTCTAAATATAAAAAATCTTTATATCCCAATGAAATTTGACCATATAAACTATTTACTCTCTTTTGATTTTCTGCATTAGTTGCTAATGCATTTTCTCTACTATTAGATAAATTATAATAGTTTGGGATTATTAACCCCCCAACACTTGCACCCGTAATAAGAGCTACTTTATTTTGTCTTCTATTAACCCCAACAAAAGAAGTTAAGTTAAAATCACCAAATTTATTATCATAATGTAATCTTGCTTCATAATTATATTCAGAAACAGTTCTCTTACTCGTTCTATAAGAAGATTGTGCTTGAGAACCAACGGCAACAACAGATTGTTGACTTAAAGTATAATTATCTCCCATTACATTAGCTACTAAATATAGATTTTTTGTAAAATTATATGTCAAATTAATAGTACCATATACTCTACTTCTCTGATCTTTAGTCCAATTTTCATATAAGGTCCAGTATGGATTATCGTGATATGCTGGAGTTGAATCATTCCATGCTGATCTATTCCATGCCCTTTGAGAGCCATCTGCCAACTTATAATCTCTTAATTTTGCATAATCTAACTGACGCTGCCCCCATTGGAAAAATTTCACTCCAAAAGAATCATCTCCATATCCTGTATCTGGTCTATTACTCGCACTTGTATTCACATAATTAATAACAGTACTCGCCTTTAATTTATCTGAAAGCTTAGTGGTTGCATTAAATGAAAAATTATTTTTATCAATACCTGAAGAAGGTAATATACCTGAAATATTTGTATTAGTGTATGAAAATCTTACATTAGTATTTTCAAATGATTTGGAAACAGCAATATTGTTAGTATACGTTACCCCTGTCTGAAAAAATTTATCCACATCATTAGCCGGAGCTACCCATGGAACCTCTTTCATGTAATCATTTTTAAACTCAGTATCAAAAGCATACCAAGGAAGATACATCAAGTTTGGATTATATTTAGGTCCCCAACTCTCATCAGTACTATAATCAGCAATATTATATTTTTTTCCAGCTATTGTAATTTGTTCAAACTGATCAGAACTTCCTCCACCGTATTCTCTTTGTAAATTTGGATATATATATATGCTTTCAAATGAAACTCCGGTATTTAAATCTATTGTTGTTCGTCCTCTTTTTGCTGATTTTGTAGTATAAATAATTACCCCATTAGATGCTCTTGAACCGTAAAGAGCAGATGCAGGACCCCCTTTTAAAACAGTAACACTTTCAATATCATCAGGGTTTATATCAAATGAAGCATCTCCATAATCTCTACCTCCACCTCCTCTCTGAGTATCTGTACTGTTAACATTTGTATTATCTAAAGGTATTCCATCAACAATAATTAATGGTCTATTTTCTCCAGTAATAGAACTTATACCTCTAACAGTAATACGGGTAGATCCCCCCATCGTTGATGGTGCATTTACTTGTACCCCTGCTACATTTCCTGATAACGCACTCACTGCATTTACTTGTCCTGCTTCTGAAATCAAATCTCCTTTAACTTCTTGAGATGCATAACCTAAAGATTTTTTCTCTCTTTTGATACCCAAAGCGGTAACCACCACTTCTTGGATATCAGTAGTTTTAGAAGAGTCTTGTTTTGTTTTTTGGGCTGAAACTAAGCCAAAAGACGATGACAAGACAACAGCTAAAACTGTGCTTGTTAGTTTCTTCATATCAAATTAATTTTTCACTTTTACAAATATGTGAAACTTTTGTTAACTCACAAAGTTTTTTTGTAATATTTTTTAGTATTTCTTAACACATAATTAAAACAGGTAGATAATATAACTATTTTAAGTACTTTTGCAAGTATGGATACACATTACACAAACTCCCTAATAGAGGCAGGTTGCGACGAGGTTGGCAGAGGCTGTTTAGCAGGTCCTGTGGTAGCCGCCGCAGTTATCATCGATCGTAATTTTAACAATGCATTGATTAACGATTCTAAGAAATTAAGCAGTAAAAACATTAAAATCCTTGCCGAAGAGATAAAAAATAACGCTATTGATTATGCAATTGCAGAGTTATCCCCATCTTTTATTGACGAACATAACATTCTACAAGCAAGCATACACGCCATGCATTTGGCATTAGATCAACTTACCACTCGCCCCGAATTTATCCTCGTGGATGGTAATCGTTTTCACCCCTATCCCTTCACTCCACACCAGTGTATTGTAAAAGGAGATTCTAAATTCTTAAGTATCGCTGCAGCTTCCATCATTGCCAAGGACTACCGAGATAGACTAATGGAGAAATTGCATGAAGAGTACCCTCAATACGCATGGGATAAAAATGTAGGCTATCCTACCAAAGCTCACCGAGAGGCTATTCAGGAATTTGGTCCTACTCATTATCACAGAATGAGTTTCAAACTTCTTTAAAATCCAAAAAACTAACCTCCCCTTGCCTAAGTTTTACTAAATTTGTAGATACATGAAAACAGATACACTTTTATCACAACTCAAAAGCCCCATTTTACTTGCTCCCATGTTGGGGGTTGTTACCCCAGAAATGGTTGCCGCAGTTTCCAACCATGGAGCCTTGGGAGGATTACCTTTAGGAGGACAAAGCCCCGAAAAAGCTTTACAGCTCATCCAAAAAACCAAATCTCTAACTTCAGAAATCTTTGCCGTCAACTTATTTACTCACTCGAAGCCTTCGTTGGAGCAAAATCTCACGAAGGTAGAAAAAATGAAAAGCTACCTTTTGCAAAAGGTAAAAGACAAGCAATGGTCGGAACAATATGACTTCAATTATTCTTTCTACCCTTACCAAGATTTGATAGACATCATCATTGCTGAAGAAATCAAAGTGGTTAGCTTCACCTTCGGGAGGTTGGATGCGGAAAGTATCCAGAAACTAAAAGACCATTCTATTCTGATTATTGGTACCGCTACCTGCCTAGAAGAGGCAATGTTATTAGAAAAAAGTGGCATAGATATGGTCGTTGCTCAAGGCATAGAAGCAGGAGGACATAGAGGTGGATTTTTAGAAGGTGACCTCCCTCAAGTTGGCCTCTTCTCATTACTCCCACAGCTTGTTGAAAATCTCAGTATTCCTGTTATAGCTTCTGGAGGTATTTACGATCATAAGACCATGCAAGCTGCATTTCAGCTAGGAGCGCAAGCCGTACAAATCGGTAGTTACTTTATTGCGGCTACTGAGAGTTTAGCTACAGATACCTATCGTCAACTTTTAAAGCAAAGTAAAGATACTTCCACCATGCTTACCAAAAGTTTTAGTGGCAGGTGGGCAAGAGGAATTAAAAACGAATGGATGATGGAAACTCAGGATATGGAAATCCCAGATTATCCACTTCAGAATCTCCTCACCCAACCTCTAAGAGCTTTGGCTAAAGCTCATGGAGATATAGAATATACCAACTATTGGGCTGGTCAAAATGCCCATCATGCCAAAACAGTAAGCACTCAAGAAATTATCGAGGAGCTTACCAATATTTATAAAACAATAAAAATTTAAATATGGATTTATTAAATCTTGAACCTAAGGCGATTTGGAAAAATTTCTCAGCCTTAAATTCGGTTCCAAGACCTTCTAAAAAGGAGGAAAAAGTGATTGCTTTTATCAAAAGTTTTGGTGAAAGCCTAAATCTAGATACTTATGTTGATAAAACAGGAAACGTTATCATCCGTAAACCTGCTACTCCTGGGATGGAAGATCGTAAAATGATCGTTTTACAATCCCACCTAGACATGGTATGCCAAAAAAATAACGATACCGTTTTTGATTTTGAAACACAAGGAATAGAAATGTATGTGGATGGCGACTGGGTAAGAGCTAAAGGTACTACTCTAGGTGCCGACAATGGACTTGGGGTAGCGACCATCATGAGCATTCTTGAAAGTAACGACATCCCCCACCCTGCATTAGAAGCTCTTTTTACCATTGATGAAGAGACAGGAATGACAGGAGCTTTCGGGCTTGAAGAAGGCACTTTACAAGGAGAAATTTTACTTAACTTAGATACCGAAGAAGACGATGAAATTGATATAGGTTGTGCTGGAGGTGTTGATGTAAGTGCTTATCACAGCTACGCGACACAAAGTTTTACAGGAAAAGCAATTTGCGTAAGCATCAAAGGGCTGAAAGGAGGACACTCTGGTATGGACATCATCAAAGGACGTGGAAATGCTAATGTTTTACTTTCTCGTTTCTTATTTGTTGGTTTATCTCAACAATTACAACTGCTTTCTATACAATCTGGTGGATTAAGAAATGCTATTCCTAGAGAGGGAACAGCTTACTTCACCGTTAATAATTCTGCCGAATATCTAAAACTTGCTGAAGTTTTAAAATCTGAAATCCTAAACGAATACAAAAGTATTGAGAAAGAAATCAACATCAACATCAGCGAGGTGGAAACTGAACAAAACGCTATCAGTATTGAAGATTCTGCCAGCCTTATCAAAAGCTTAAAAGCTGCCCATAATGGCGTATACAGAATGAGTCCCGATGTTGAAGGATTGGTAGAGGCTTCTAACAATATTGCAAAAGTAGTCTTAGACAACGGAGAGCTAAAAATCCTTAACCTTACCCGTTCTTCTGTGGAATCTACTAAAATGGAAGTTGCAGAACAACTAAGAGCAGCTTTTGAACTAGGAGGAATGAGGGTAAAATTCACAGGTTCTTATCCAGGATGGCAACCTAACCCACACTCTGAGATTGTAGAAATTTTAGAAAACATCTACACTCGTAAATTTGGTGATAAACCTAATGTAGTAGCCTGCCACGCTGGGTTAGAATGTGGTCTTATCGGAGCCCACTATCCTAAAATGGAAATGGTATCTTTTGGACCTACGATTAAGGGAGCTCACTCTCCTGAAGAAAGAGCTAGTATCGCTTCTACTCAGAAATTCTGGAGCTTCTTACAAGATATTTTAAAAGAAATTCCTAAAAAATAAACATCTCATAAAATGAGGACTTTGCCCAGCAGAGTCCTTTTTTTATGGATTAGTACCTCATCAAAAAACTCCTTGCCGTATGGCAAGGAGTTTTGTATTTATCACTTGGAAAAAGATTATTCCTCAGTTTTCTTTTTTGTTGTTTTTTTAGCAGGTTTTTTCTCTTCACCTTCAGCTTTTTTTTCAGCTTTAGCTTTAGTAATTTTTGCTGCCGATTTCTTTGTCGGCTTTTTTTCTACTTTTTCTTCTGCTACTACTTCTTCAGCAGGTGCAACTTCTTCAACTTGAGGTTGAGCGAAATTTTCCTCTTTAATATATCCTCCTTTTTGAAGAATGTTATACCATTGAATTAGTTTTTTGATATCCGATTCGTAAACTCTATTTACATCATAATTAGGAAGTGCTTCTGCCATAAAAGCTCTTAACTCTGCAGATGCAGATTTATGAGAAATAGTTGCTTTAAAATCTTCTTTTTTAGCAATATTATGGAAAACTTCAAATAAAGGCACCTCAGCATCAAAAGTAAACATAGAGATATTATCCAAAAGACTTACTTGGCTAGAGTTGGAGATATTAGATTTTTTACCTGTAGTAATATCTTCAATAATAAAACCATTTCTTAGTTGAGATACTAATTTGAAAAGCCCCGGTTTACCCGAAATCGAGATAATTTTTTCTAACTGCATTTTTATATTTTTATCTTATTAATATTAAATTTTATTTAGGGAATCTCATTTTATAATCTACCCCTACTTCTCCTGTGGTAATTTTGTGCAATTTACCTTTAATAAGTTTTTTCTTCAAAGCACTTAATTTATCGGTAAACAATACCCCTTCGATATGATCATATTCATGCTGAATAACTCTGGCACGAATATCCGAAAAAGTTTCGGTATGTTTTACAAAATTTTCATCATAATATTCGATAACGATAGTTTCTGGTCTACTCACATCTTCTCTGATATCTGGGATGCTTAGGCAACCTTCGTTAAATTTCCAAGGCTCTCCGCTGTATTCTACAATCTGAGCATTGATAAAAACTTTTTTAAAGTCTTTCAACTCATCTTGTATTTCTACATAGTCCTCATCTTCAGCCAGAGGACAAATATCTATTACAAACAAGCGGATATCCAGCCCTATTTGAGGAGCTGCTAAACCTATACCATGTGCTTGATACATGGTTTCAAACATATTATCGAT encodes:
- a CDS encoding CCA tRNA nucleotidyltransferase, which produces MTINLNQNKNLKIFKLVSEAAKKNQQSAFIVGGYVRDLIMNRKSPTDIDFVTESSGIKLAETLANMIEPRPKVSVFKTYGTAMIKFRNMDLEFVGARKESYTENSRNPEVEAGSLEDDQKRRDFTINAMAISLDKNSFGELIDPFNGLQDIKDKILRTPLEPVQTYSDDPLRMMRAIRFAATLGFDIEENSLKAIQQEAHRIKIVSMERIMTEFNKIMMSEKPSRGLKILEETGLFQIILPEIVALKGIEEIDGLKHKDNFYHTLEVVDNISKNTDNLWLRWAALLHDVGKAPTKKFTPEFGWSFHGHEFLGSKMVKSLFQRLKLPLGPERKYVQKMVKLSSRPIALITDDASDSALRRLLFDAGEDLEDLFTLCKADITTKNPQKQQRFKKNFEYVENKIKEVEEKDHVRNFQPPITGEEIMKLFGLNPGREIGVLKEKVKEAILEGIIPNDKEAATQFTIQQAQELFNLKVK
- a CDS encoding alpha/beta hydrolase; translated protein: MKKWETNLYICFMKLHYLLRKPYTIDENTRLLVMLHGYGSNEEDLFSFVPSLPENWLVVSFRAPILSSYGGYAWYNINFTDVDQFIDMEQAEEALKEITSNIQDIQQEYGISGKTHLMGFSQGGILSYALALRNPENYQKIAILSAYPELKILQNLSRNTKALQELDFFISHGMEDGVIPLDLARTAAELLEDLGIHFSFREYMSGHSVNQKNYIDLMSFLER
- a CDS encoding SusD/RagB family nutrient-binding outer membrane lipoprotein; its protein translation is MKKNIIRISLALSTLAISLSSVSCTNEFEEINADPNKTDKPLTYGLFNNANKQLMDGSRSSFESGRLALPWMQYSAQRNYTEEDRYQYRITSSQSLWSTYYMVAADYKKIIELNTDPATASQMSVYGPNNNQIAAARVMLSYVFLNLADTFGDVPYYSYGNKDADFQALGIESTTTPKFASQLKIYTDILKELKEASDMITTGDVVFTTGDHLFGSGEKLKRFANSLRLRVATRVKGVVPGADIAIQEAIASGVMQSNDDNVGLKYENNLVNPSPIYSWFIGRSDFDINKTFTEVLKGKKGNFGQDPRLFKFAAPVGALISDIMDGKVAEETNPDNIQGMPYGIPSSLTASQRASSSYWSSNVIRKDYTEILMEYSEVEFLLCEANGWDDTHYKKAVQASLEKWNVEDSKITQFVNSLPPANKANVLNQKWIALFMQPYEAWAEYRRTGYPNLLLLPGQQGQLNDGTPYTFTSLISGLTDLPTRIYYPTSLPLLNSANYNAAVSNMGADDMKTKLIWDKN
- a CDS encoding aminopeptidase, with amino-acid sequence MKQKLVYVNPLKREMDSVKMLSWVNAYRNSRTPLGKRKLEERKTQLYFSKKEERGFLENLSVDREQVEYVSNTREENIYLKLRTPLKVGKKITLEFEYDVQLPSAKITQYGYHENSLLLKYFFLVPDNFEDNKLSPKYFLDIEDNQSAGNYWDVKFEAKDAYILSNLKELSPSHFRGFLYEDPEFSIGFQNQKSRLSYTVNSKNIDIDLGYTISNEERALLDFYLPLQLKFIDDRIGFLPEKILLGTREKKQDGFLGSDDIVFKKWRFKVFETPERLDLNYFSMLSKSIVEKSFMADRNHNHWLYNGLKTYLEMQYLEKNYADEKLAGLLPEEVKIWKLKPLKWFNISDIDLIERYGLGYKYILTQNLDQAISTPLTELSKYNMMAVSNFEMGTIFSAIAEQMGHQQFNQFIKKYFEENRNTEISGKDFINQLRVASHEKSAYLESFIQKRNRVNFKVRSVKEVGNQLAVEISKNTDLPIPFKLQSVDANGEKNTYWLNTTTSKKAQKYLIPNLNTDKIQINNHYSFPEYKFSDNYIYTKGLFTNMRKLKFRFITDVPNPEYNEVYWIPKFSWNNYDKFILGMKFTNSSLLPPRLIYQVSPSISTGTGTATGSAGLSYRWQPADAFFSNWTFGTSGSYYHYDYNLPYKTFNLYTNLNFAKKYRSQINRSISFSYSYFQKELTPELIAEKAYGKYNLWNLGYSYSNNRAIHEDTFRASLQWMEDFQKASVEYFYRWEYAENKRMMFRFFGAYFLTNNTRNDLFNFGISRVSNYAFNYGLLGQSAVKGFLSQQYILAEGGFKSNFNTSVNQWLLAGNFDTHLWKWFNLYADVGVYKNTYHSPEFIWDSGLKLKIIPDFIEVYFPLQSSLGFEPGKKGYGAKIRYTLNLNLGFIINHLRRGIF